A single Pseudomonas sp. MM223 DNA region contains:
- the rsgA gene encoding Small ribosomal subunit biogenesis GTPase RsgA (*Name rsgA), with translation MPYPGLSHGTFMAKRQLNRRQNWRIEKIQGERAARAAKREQHALQELEGGDLGPEQLGLVIAHFGVQVEVEAQDGEAAGQVFRCHLRANLPALVTGDRVVWRAGNQGIGVIVAQMPRSTELCRPNNHGQLKPVAANVDLIVIVFAPAPEPHPNLIDRYLVAAEHAGLRPLLLLNKADLINDENGPGLHALLEVYRELGYPLLEVSAHQGDGMQRLQQLLDGHISVFVGQSGVGKSSLVNSLLPDAGTRVGDLSEWSGQGTHTTTTARLYHFPNGGDLIDSPGIREFGLGHVSRDDVEDGFIEFRDLFGTCRFRDCKHDREPGCALLKALDEGRIKPQRMNSYRSIIASLTEDSY, from the coding sequence ATGCCCTACCCGGGCCTTTCTCACGGTACCTTCATGGCCAAACGCCAGCTCAATCGCCGCCAAAACTGGCGGATCGAAAAAATCCAGGGTGAGCGCGCCGCTCGCGCCGCCAAACGCGAGCAGCATGCGCTGCAAGAACTGGAGGGCGGCGACCTGGGGCCGGAGCAACTGGGCCTGGTAATCGCGCACTTTGGCGTGCAGGTAGAAGTTGAAGCCCAGGATGGCGAAGCTGCAGGCCAGGTGTTCCGCTGCCATTTGCGCGCCAACCTGCCAGCGCTGGTCACCGGCGACCGCGTTGTGTGGCGTGCGGGCAACCAGGGCATCGGCGTGATCGTGGCGCAGATGCCGCGCAGCACCGAACTGTGCCGGCCAAACAATCACGGCCAGCTGAAACCGGTGGCAGCCAACGTCGACCTGATCGTGATCGTGTTCGCCCCTGCACCCGAACCGCACCCCAACCTGATCGACCGCTACCTGGTAGCTGCCGAACATGCCGGCCTGCGCCCGCTGCTGCTGCTGAACAAAGCCGACCTGATCAACGACGAGAACGGCCCCGGCTTGCATGCGCTGCTGGAGGTCTACCGCGAACTGGGCTACCCGCTGCTGGAAGTATCGGCGCACCAGGGTGACGGCATGCAGCGCCTGCAGCAGCTGCTTGACGGCCACATCAGCGTGTTCGTCGGCCAGTCGGGGGTGGGCAAGTCGTCGCTGGTCAACAGCCTGCTGCCGGACGCCGGCACACGTGTCGGCGACCTGTCGGAGTGGTCGGGCCAAGGTACCCACACCACTACCACGGCGCGGTTGTACCACTTCCCTAACGGCGGCGACCTGATCGACTCGCCGGGCATCCGCGAGTTTGGCCTTGGCCATGTCAGCCGCGACGACGTGGAAGACGGCTTCATTGAGTTCCGCGACCTGTTCGGCACCTGCCGCTTCCGTGACTGCAAGCATGACCGCGAACCGGGCTGCGCGCTGCTCAAGGCACTGGACGAGGGGCGCATCAAGCCGCAACGCATGAACAGCTACCGCTCGATCATCGCCAGCCTGACGGAAGACAGCTACTGA
- the orn gene encoding Oligoribonuclease (*Name orn): protein MQNPQNLIWIDLEMTGLDPDSDVIIEMATIVTDSELNTLAEGPVIAIHHSDEVLARMDEWNTRTHGASGLTQRVRESKVSMAEAEAQTIAFLEQWVPKGKSPICGNSICQDRRFLYRHMRNLENYFHYRNLDVSTLKELAARWAPDVRDSFKKGNTHLALDDIRESIAELRHYREHFIKL from the coding sequence ATGCAAAACCCACAGAACCTGATCTGGATCGACCTGGAAATGACCGGCCTGGATCCGGACAGCGATGTCATCATCGAGATGGCCACCATCGTCACCGACAGTGAGCTGAATACCTTGGCTGAAGGGCCGGTAATCGCCATCCACCACAGTGACGAAGTGCTGGCGCGCATGGACGAATGGAACACCCGCACCCATGGTGCTTCGGGCCTGACCCAGCGCGTGCGCGAGAGCAAGGTCAGCATGGCTGAGGCCGAGGCGCAGACCATTGCCTTCCTTGAGCAGTGGGTGCCGAAAGGCAAGTCGCCGATCTGCGGCAACAGCATCTGCCAGGACCGCCGCTTCCTCTATCGCCACATGCGCAACCTGGAAAACTACTTCCACTACCGCAACCTGGATGTCTCCACCCTGAAGGAGCTGGCCGCGCGCTGGGCGCCGGATGTGCGCGACAGCTTCAAGAAGGGCAACACCCACCTGGCGCTGGACGATATCCGCGAATCGATCGCCGAGCTGCGCCACTACCGCGAGCACTTCATCAAGCTGTGA
- a CDS encoding hypothetical protein (UPF0126 inner membrane protein YicG), producing the protein MLLMLYLIAITAEAMTGALSAGRRGMDWFGVVLIACVTALGGGSVRDVLLGHYPLTWVKHPEYLVLTSFAALLTIFIAPMMRRLRSLFLVLDALGLVAFTLIGCMTALEMGQGMLVASISGVITGVFGGILRDIFCNDIPLVFRRELYASVSFAAAWFYLGCVYFKVPAEQAMLLTLFGGFLVRLLAIRFHWEMPKFHYNDQQ; encoded by the coding sequence ATGTTGTTGATGCTCTACCTCATCGCTATCACCGCCGAAGCCATGACCGGCGCGCTGTCCGCCGGGCGTCGCGGCATGGACTGGTTCGGCGTGGTGCTGATCGCCTGCGTCACCGCCCTGGGTGGTGGCTCGGTGCGCGACGTGCTGCTCGGGCATTATCCACTGACCTGGGTAAAGCACCCGGAGTACCTGGTGCTGACCAGCTTTGCCGCGTTGCTGACCATTTTCATTGCCCCGATGATGCGCCGCCTGCGCTCGCTGTTCCTGGTGCTTGATGCCCTGGGGCTGGTGGCCTTTACCCTGATTGGCTGCATGACCGCGCTGGAGATGGGCCAGGGCATGCTGGTGGCGTCGATTAGCGGGGTGATCACCGGGGTATTTGGCGGGATCTTGCGGGATATCTTCTGCAACGACATTCCACTGGTGTTCCGCCGTGAGCTGTATGCCAGCGTGTCGTTTGCGGCGGCGTGGTTCTACCTGGGGTGCGTGTATTTCAAGGTGCCGGCAGAGCAGGCGATGTTGCTGACCTTGTTTGGCGGATTCCTGGTGCGGCTATTGGCGATTCGCTTCCACTGGGAGATGCCCAAGTTTCACTACAACGACCAGCAGTGA